Proteins from one Malaya genurostris strain Urasoe2022 chromosome 2, Malgen_1.1, whole genome shotgun sequence genomic window:
- the LOC131429055 gene encoding uncharacterized protein LOC131429055, with protein sequence MAIRPFICKRGAPEEFFSDNGTNFKGAWNEMSKIKKEIDLSCAQQITSPRIRWNFNPPATPHMGEIWERMVRSVKTAFKALDDGRKLNDEILLTTIAEAEDMINSRPLTYVPQESAEIEALTPNHFLRGTVKASDMAVGGPTSTAEALRNVYSRSQYHADKIWERWHKEYFPSINQRTKWHRNCTPLNEGDLVFVVDGKNRKNWIRGIVAKTITGSDGVIRQAMVRTSAGVFRRAVANLAVMDVVSGKFEPVHGTVAKLRAGELCPPKDGV encoded by the coding sequence ATGGCGATTCGCCCGTTCATCTGTAAACGCGGAGCTCcggaagaatttttttcggataaCGGAACAAATTTCAAAGGAGCATGGAACGAGATGTCGAAGATAAAAAAGGAGATTGATCTGTCCTGCGCACAGCAAATAACAAGTCCCAGGATTCGGTGGAATTTCAATCCACCCGCGACACCCCATATGGGTGAAATATGGGAGAGGATGGTTCGCTCGGTGAAAACAGCATTTAAGGCGCTAgacgatgggagaaagttgaacGATGAAATTCTGTTGACGACGATAGCGGAAGCTGAAGATATGATAAATTCACGACCCTTGACATATGTACCACAAGAGTCTGCAGAGATTGAAGCGCTTACACCAAACCACTTTCTTCGCGGAACAGTAAAAGCATCTGATATGGCGGTAGGTGGACCTACTAGCACGGCTGAAGCACTGCGAAATGTGTACTCACGATCGCAGTATCATGCGGACAAAATATGGGAAAGATGGCATAAAGAATACTTTCCTAGTATTAACCAACGAACAAAATGGCATAGAAACTGCACACCGTTGAATGAAGGCGATCTAGTTTTCGTGGTTGACGGGAAAAATCGGAAGAACTGGATTCGTGGCATCGTTGCAAAGACGATAACGGGATCTGACGGAGTAATTCGACAGGCGATGGTGAGAACATCTGCTGGAGTTTTCCGACGAGCGGTGGCTAATTTGGCTGTTATGGATGTTGTTAGCGGTAAATTCGAACCTGTCCACGGAACGGTAGCGAAGTTACGGGCTGGGGAATTGTGCCCGCCGAAGGATGGCGTCTAA